Genomic window (Prionailurus bengalensis isolate Pbe53 chromosome E3, Fcat_Pben_1.1_paternal_pri, whole genome shotgun sequence):
CTCAGCTGGCTGCCTGTTTCTCTCAGGCCCCCTGGtcctgaggtgggggtgggggctgtcctgcCTCAGCTCCCTAGCACTTTTCTCGGCCCCTCTCATCATGTTATCCTAAGGGCCACAGCCGCCTCAGGGGGAAGTTTGTGTTAGTTCAGTAGCTCCTGGCCTCCTAGTATTCAGGCCACAGACCGCTGGATGGGACCATGTGGCCAGCAGCCACATGGAAATTCTGGAGCTCGTCCTGCATGGAGCCCACCTCTTCACACCCCACTGTGTGGAGCTCCTCTGGAACTCAGACTGACTTCATAAGTGGGTTACTGTCTTTTCTTGAGGTGACTCCATGGGAAGGTCAGCAGGCTAGCAGAAGGGTTGGTCACCTGGCCCTCTGACCTGCTCCTCCAGCTTACCTTGAGGGGCCCGGCCTGCTCTGCTGGGGTGGTGTCAGCCAGCCACTCTcctggtggggcagagagaggtcagCTTGGAGGAGAGGAAGCCACACCCTACTGTGTCCACAGTGCATTTCTTCCAGAAGCATTTTAATATCCATTAACTTTGGAAGGCAGGGCACCTGAGAGGGGGTGGTGCCATCCACCTCAGCCAACTCACGAGGAAGCTGGAacccagagaaaggaagggacacTCAAGGTCACAGGAGGCATGAGGTCCGAGCTGCTCCTGGGCCTGGACTCCCCGGCATGCAACCCGGGCGCCTCATGGCTGGACCCCACATCTGCTTGTCTGCCCCCAAGAGCACAGAGAACACCCAGGGTGGGAACCCCAAGAAGGAGGGTTTGGGGGGCACATTCATGGTGTTGGGCACCGGTCCTGGTGCAGGTTGTACTCAGTGAGTGGACACTCCCAGGAGGGGCCTAGTCTAGGCTGGGGCCTCGGGCCTCTGTGCCGAGCCCCCGGACACTGAGCCAGTCCTCGAAAGGTTGGTGTGACAACAACTGAGTGTCAGTGCACATGTgtagaggggggagggaaggggagccaGGGAGCCACCGTGGTGGAGACCTGAGAGGTGTTCCGAGGGTGGGCACAGGGACGCCCCAGGCTGGGGCTGCAGGCAGTCTGCTGCCAGGGGCCCCTGCCTTGTCCGTGCCACTCTGCATGGACACATGCCCACTAGAGCATGGGAACCAGCtgccctccctctgtcttcacagcTGGCCAGGCTTCCGGTCCAgggttcccctccccccaggtctcCGCTTGCTACCTCTCTGGGTTGGTGGGGATTCAGGCTCACATCATCATGGGCCTGAACAGGTGGCCAGCCTCCAGACTTGAATCCCCTCACCTGTCAGGTGCAACCACGGCAGGCCCCACAGGCTCCACAGAACGGGGCAGGGAGGATCCGAGGAGGTGGGGAACCATCCCGGTATCCGGTGCCCAGGGCAGATGTGAGGCTGGGGCTGGGTTCCCACCCCGAACACTCCCTACGTCCCTCAGCCTCCACCTCTTGGCCCCAGACCTGCCAGGGCTGCACTGTGAGGGGGACTGAGTGAGGCCATGACAGCGTGCAGAAGGTGGGGGTCGGGGGACAGGCAGGATGAGGTCTGTCCTGCTTCTAAGGTCTGAGGCATTTGGGGTGACATGCTGGGGGACTCGTTCTGGAAGCTGCTACAGTGATAAGGGGTGCCCGGTGGGCGGGATGTGGGTGGTCTGGGCAGAGGTGGCAGAGAAATGGCTTCAGGGTCAGAGCCCGAGCCGCGGAGAGATGGATGGCGGGGGTGGAGACGTTGGATACGTGGAAGCTGAGTGGGAGTGTGATGGCAGAGGGACAACTCGTGAGTCCCGGGCCCCTGCCGAGCGAGAGCCAGCCGCCGGGGCTGCCGGGGACAGCGAGAGGTCAGAGTCAGCGCGCCGGGCGCCTGTCGCGGCCTCCGTGAGGACGTGGGGGCCTGGCCTGGCTGACGGCGCCGTGTCCCCGCAGACGTCAGGCTGGTGTCGGAGCAGTTCTCGCAGTCCCCACAGAAGCTGTCTTTCTACAGCTGGTACGGAAGCGCCAGGCTCTTCCATTTCCGCGTGCCCCCGGACACCGTGCTGCTGCGCTGGCTGCTGCAAGTGTCCCGGGGCGGCGGCCCTGCGTGCACCGACGTGGAGATCACTGTGTAGGtgcccgcctgcccgcccgcccgcctgccTGCCCAGGCTCTCCCAGGCTCCACGCCCGACGCCTgtcctgctctccctgcctccaggtaCTTCCGTTATGGCGCCCCTCCTGTCATCAACCCTCTGGACACCAGCTTCCCCGCCAACACCTCCGTGCAGCCCTCCTTCCTCATCAAGATGCTGCAGAGCAACGCGTCCGTCAACATCTCCCACCCAGCACCCGGGGACTGGTTTGTGGCCGCCCACCTGCCGCCCTCATCCCAGAAGATTGAGGTGAAGGTAAGGGGGCTGCCTTCCGGCGGTGGGGGGACAGGACTCTCAGTGCATGAGTGCCCAGTGGCCGTCATTGCCCTCCTCAGGGCAGACTTCTCTCTGGGCTCTGCTGCCCTGCTCTGGTCCAGTCCTGCCTGCCCCCTGTTCCACACCTGGGCCCTCTGGTCTGGCCCTGACCGCCCCAtgtctgccttttcttctcccccGAACTTCACTCTCTCCCTAGGGTTTTGTGCCCACCTGTGCCTACATCTTCCAGCCGGACATGCTTGTCCTGCGGGCAGTCGAGGTGTTCATCCTGGAGCCTGATGTCCCCCTTCCACAGACTCTCCTGTCCCACCCCAGCTACCTCAAGTGAGTGGGGCCCTTGGGGAGGCCGAGCCTCCAGGTTGGGTAGAGTGGGCGCTCCCACCATCCTCAGTGTGTGGGCCTGGGTCTCGGGGCCGGATGCCCAGCCCCCTTTGGGCAACATCCCGGGTGAGAGTGACACAGGAGGGCGCTGGGGGCCACAGGGCCTGAGCGAGACCGCATCCCCTTGGCCGCAGAATCTTCATCCCTGAGAATACCCGGGAGCTGCGGCTGGAGCTGCAGGGCTGTGCGACCAACGGGAGTCTGGGCTGCCCTGTTCGCCTTACTGTGGGCTCGGCCACCCTGCCCAGGAACTTCCAGAAGGTGCTCACGTGCGTTAGCCCCAGTTGGGCCTGCCACCTGCTGTTGCCTTCGCCGCCCTGGGACCGGTGGCTGCAagtgacagccaggagcctggccGGGCCTCATGTGTCGGTGGCCTTCAGGGCTGTAGCTGCGCTCACAGGTGGGCCGCGTGGAGAGGGCAGGGTGCGGGTGACTCTGCCCCCTGCCACCAACCCCCAGGCCTTCCTGCGCCTGAGCCCCTTGTCCTCCTGACAGCCTGCAGGCCGTGGACCCTGAACTCCCAGCACCTCTTGCCGAGCGGCACAAACCAGAGCTGTAACGCCTCCGCTGGCCTGCTGCCCCCAAGCCCCGGCTCCCGTGGCCCGGGCAGGAGCAGCAGGCTGGGCAGCGGGCCCTTCTGCCTCATGAGCTACCCGGTCCTTCGAGAAGACATGGACGTGGTATCTGTACGCTTCCGGCCCGTGGACAGGGTCTCCATGCTGGTGCAGTCAGCCGTGCCCTCGGTGCTGCGGCTGCACCTCAACACTGGCATGGACAGCGGGGGCTCCCTCACCGTCTCCCTGCAGGCCAACCAGGTACCTTTGTCTGGGAGCACCCCGTGGCCTGGCTCAGCTCCGGGCTCACACCTGGCCGGGCTGAGGGATGCGGTTCAGGTCGTCCTGCGCTGACTTTGGCGCGGGGACGAGGTCAGCCTTTCAGGCAACAAGATGACCCCAACGGGTGTTGGGGCAGAATAGGGGTTCTTTTTCAGGAAAGGAAGGCCTGTTCTATAGGCTGTATCTAAGGGAACGGGGCTGTGTGTGGGATCAGCCTGGGTGTCCGCAGGCCTGTAAGGAAGGGTCCCGGCGGGGCCCTGGGCCAGCAGGAGCCACAGACAATGGTGCCCAGCACCAGACAGAGCGGGAACTTTGGGCAGCTGCCCCGGGGCTGGGGCTGACTGTACATGGCCTCTCCTTCCAGACTGCGGTCACCAACAACACCTTGGTCGTGGTCTGCGTGAATGCGGCCTCGCCCTTCCTCAGCTTTAACACGTCGCTCAACTGCACTACAGGTACGGGCAGGCAGCATCTGGCCAAGCAACCCAGGCCAGCCCCTCTGGCCACCTCTGACCACGCCTTCCCACTTCCCTACAGCCTTCTTCCAGGGCTACCCCCTGTCTCTGAGTGCCTCATCACGCCAGGCCGACCTCGTCATCCCCTATCCAGAGACAGACAACTGGTACCTCTCCCTGCAGCTCGTATGCCCCGAGAGTCCTGAGTAAGTACACGCGGGGGCTACCGGCTGGGGCAGGCAGCTGGATCATTGCATCAGGACCATGCCTGGGGCTGCCCAGGTCCAAGTCTGGGAGTGACCAAGCTCTCTACAAGCCCCATGGGGTCGGTTGCCCTCTGGGGGTTGTGAAGGGTCCCTCTCCTCCATCTGGTCACTCTCCTTGCTGCAGCCCTGGGCATCAGGACACGAGGAGGGGTACCAGTCCAGGCACAGCCCTGGGAGACTGGGACTCAGGGAATAGCAATGGGGACAGGGCATCTCGGCCTCAGCAGAGCTCACAGCTGCCGACCTCTGAGGCTTGGAGCCTGGGGGCCTCGAGTCTGGGGTCGTGTGTCCGAGAGCCTGCTGGGAGCAGTGACAGGGGACTGGCTACCAGCTGTCAGCAGCTAGCCCTCCTGTGGCTCCTTCCTCACAGGGAGTGTGAGCAGACCTCGGTCCTCGTGGAGACCACCTTGTACTTGGTGCCTTGCCTGAATGACTGTGGACCCTATGGCCAGTGTCTTCTGCTGCGCAGACACAGCTACTTGTATGCAGGCTGCAGCTGCAAGGCAGGTGAGCGCCAGGCCTGGGTGCTTCCAGACACTTTCTTTgtcaagtttattgatttattttgggagagagagagcctgagtgggggaggggagagacagagagggagagagagaaaatcccaagcaggctctacactgtcagcacccagcccgacgcagggcttgaactgacgaactgtgagatggtgactcTCGCCAACATCAGGAGTCGGTCACTTGACCGACttagccacccgggcgcccccccccctttttttttaagtttatgtatttaagtaatctctacacgtggggctcaaactcatgaccttgagatcaagagttgcatgttcctctggctgagccagccaggcgccctgcctGCAGACGTTTTCCCCTTGGCTTCTGAGCCCGGCGCCGTCCTCTGGGAGCCCACGTCAGCTCTGCCGCGGCTGGAGAGTGACCCTGCAGAACAAGTGCAAACGCCCCCTCCCCATTCCTACTATGTCTCCTCAGTCCCCCCACAGGCACAGAGTGGCACCCCCAGACATAGTGCTGCCTCCTGACCTTGGActcccctgcccacacctgcCCCAGTCTGTCCCAGCCTGCTCCTGGGTGAGGAGGGGGCTTCTGTGCAGAGCTCTAGGTGAGGGGTACGCCCCCTCTCTTGGCCTCAGCCCCCTTGGCGTCGCATTGGCCCACAGGTTGGCGTGGGTGGAGCTGCACGGACAACAGCACGGCCCAGACGGTGGCCCAGCAGAGGGTGGCCACCCTCCTTCTCACCCTCAGCAACCTCATGTTCCTGGCTCCCATTGCCATCTCCGTGCACCGCCTCCTCCTGGTGGAGGCCTCCGTCTATGCCTACACCATGTTCTTCTCCACGGTAGGCTGGCCTCACTCCCCTGGGGACttgggcgggggcaggggaggggggggatgggctgCCGCTCACCGGCCTGCTCCACAGTTCTACCATGCCTGTGACCAGCCCGGGGAGGCGGTGCTGTGCATCCTCAGCTATGACACATTGCAGTACTGCGACTTTCTGGGCTCTGGGGTGTCCATCTGGGTCACCATCCTCTGCATGGCGCGGCTGAAGGCGGCCTTGAAACATGTGAGTGGCTCCTGACACCCGAGTCTGGGCTCTAGGGGAGCAGAGGCCCGGCATGCAGCACGTTGAAGAAGACCCCAGAAAGCAGGCTCAGCTCTTAGAAACTGCTCATCTCTTGTGATGACCATTTGCCTGCTGGCAGAAGCTGCCGGTAGTGGTGAGGGGGCTGCTGCTTGGAGGCCGCCAGGAAAGAAAGGTGGTGGGCAGGGTGCAGTGAGGGCCCCAGCCGGTCTCTCCCAGAGCCCCATTCGGAGAGGAGGCCTAGAGCCCCACCCGTAGGCCAGACCTCCCCAGTaagccccagctctgctcctgcAGTCCCTGGTGCTCGGGACATTTTGGGGACTTTTCTGCGTCAGCTGGCCCTGGCTGATAAAGACACGTGCCCCCGGTACCTTGCCTGGCCAAGTTTGTGCCTGAGAAATCCACCTGTGGACAGATCGGTGGGAGCGCGGGGTCCCGGCAATGCGTGAGCTGGACGAgaggcccctccctcccagccagcaGAGCAGGACAGAGCGGGGCAGCAgcctgggcggggcggggggcggggggatggcaCACATGCCCGGTCCACCTGTCCTGCTAGACCATGTTCTGTCAAGAATGACTCTGGCTGAGGGTCCATGTGAGCCTGCGGTCATCCCTGTGTCTTGCCCAGGTCCTGTTTCTCCTGGGCACACTGGTCTTCGCCATGTCCTTGCAGCTGGACCGCAGGGGTGCCTGGAATATGATGGGGCCTTGTCTCTTTGCCTTTGTGGTTATGGTCACCATGTGGGTAAGGAGCTGGGGCAGGTCCTGCCCAGCCCCCTGGCcccggcgggtggggggggggcgggattgGAGAGAATCGGGGCTCCCCACAGACTCTTTCCCCGGGGGAAGAGAGCCTGGCCCTTCGTTCTGGCCATGTCTCTGGGCCTGGGCCCGAGTCCTGGCCTTGAGTCCTCTCCAAGCAGCCACACACGGCCCCACTGCCCAGACCCGGTAGGCCCCTGGGAACTGTGTCCACAGCCTCCTGTGCTGTCGCTCACGGGCGGTTTCCTCCAGGTGTACCGCTGCGGGCACCGGCGCCAGTGCTACCCGACCTCCTGGCAGCGCTGGGGCTTTTTCCTCCTGCCCGGCATCTCCATGGCCGCTGTGGCTGTGGCCATCTACACCTCTATGATGACCAGTGACAACTATTACTACACCCACAGCATCTGGCACATGCTGCTGGCGGGAAGTGCGGCCTTCCTGCTGCCGCCGCGAGAGGAGCACACCGAGCCCTGGGCCTGCTCGCAGAAGCTCACGTGCCGCTATCAGATCTGTAAGAGCCACCGAGAGGAGCTGTACGCGGTGACGTGACATGGCCGGCTCGGGGACGCCTGCGGCTGTGATGATGAACCTCACTGGCCAGGGATATGACCGAAGAACGAGTCTGTCCAGACCGATTTCCAACTGAATAAAATTGCCCTGTGCACCCTTTTGCTTCCTCCTGGGGAGAGGACCACACCTCCCACCTGCCTTGTGCCTGCCAGGTGCTGGCTCCCGTGGCCCCTCCACAGGTCCCAGCTGGTGtctgcaggggcccctggggccTGGGCCTGGCTGCCTGGAGACCACAGGTACCATACAGGGCCAGGTTCTGTGTTCTTCTGGCGTAGAGATGCTTGGACATGTGGAGAAAGACTCCCCCATTGCCCCATTCCCCTGTGAGGTTGTGATGTGACACCCAAGGGGACAAGGGACACCTGAGCTCACCTCCCACAGGCCCCGCCCCACTGGGCCTGGGAGctgtgccctccctgcctccctgatgCCAGCCTTCCTCAAGCATGGGGATGCTTCCCACCGATGCAGTAGTGTGGGTGGAGGTGTCCGTAGTCCCCAGGGAGCTGATGGGCACTGGGGCTGCCATGAGTGACATGGAGAAGCTGGCATTTGGCTGTctggtcctgccctgcccctccctttgGCTCTCAGCTTTGGAGCTGCAGGCCCTTGAGAAGGGCTTCTTTGGGAGGGGCTGCCGAGCTGCTCTAGGGGTGTGATACAACCTGGCACGCTTTGCCCCAGGTCCGTGCCTTCAGCCTTCCCTGGGGTTCCTGGGACCTTGTCTGGAACTCAGAAGGATGAGTTGCTCCCCGGAGAGGAGGTGATGACTgtagccctgcaccgggctcaactgtgtgtttggggaggggcTTCCCAGAGATCTGGCTGGGCCTTTATGCCTCCTCTGTGGAAGAAGCAGGATAAGGGGGGCTGACTGCCCTAGGGTCagtgccctgcccctcccctaagaCAAAACTGCAGTGGGCTGCTGCTATAGGACCAGGGGAGGTGGCCACAGGAAGCGAGGCCGCTGTGGGTGGGGTGCGGGCATGCAGCCCAGCCCATCCTGCCTACTggctgcaggggggggggggggttcccttCTTGGTCGTGTCCAAGGTGTGGCCTCCCTGgaggcctcccccacccctttcacCCTGCACTTGGCCACTAGGTCACTCAAGGCTTGTAAAGGGGAGACATTTATATATGGTGTTTTGGGgggtaaaaaattttaagacaagaGGACATATTTTTATGTAGCCCTTCTTTCGCTGTGATTGATGAATTTAATATTCTACAGTGATATTTCAAGACACAAGcgtttttcattgatttctgctctccttcggggaggagggggagtgggaCCTGGGATGACAAGCttcgccccgccctgcccccggCTCCGCTCGAGGCAAAAGGGGCCTCATTTGCTGACGGTGCCTGGAGCCGCCGCCGTCACTGCTGGACTTTTTGCACGGTCCCTAAAGGCGGGAGAGGGGGCGGGACGAGGGTAGACGGACGGGCTTTTCAGCCAGTCAGCGGCGGATAGCGGGCCATGCTCTGCGTCAGGATTTCTGGTTCCGGTGGGGCGCGGAACTTGGAGAGGTAGGCGGTGCAGGGGTCGGGGGGTGCGCGGTTCGGCTCACTGGGGCGGAGTAGGGGCCGCAGGTCGCGGCCAGGGTCTAGAgtcagggggcggggggcgaaGCCGCGCGGGTAGTCCGGGTCGGGGTCAGAAGTCAAGAGGCCGGCGTCGAGGGTCAGGGCCGCGCCGGTAGTCTGGGTCGGAGGTCGGGGTCGGGGTCGGAGGTCGAGGCCgcgcgggggggcgggggcgggggcgggagtcAGGGGTCTGGTGTCGGAGGTCTGGGTCGGGATCGGGAGCTACCAGCTGGCGTCGGGGGTCAGGGCCGGAGTGCGGCCGGGCTGCGGAGTGacggcgccccgccccccgccccttgcccccctgccccccgccccttccaGGCTCGCCGCGATGCCCCTGCACAAGGTCCCGGTTGGCCTTTGGAAACAGCTCCGGCTGCGGGAGGGTATCTGCTCCCGCTTGCCCCGGCACTACCTGCGCTCGCAGGAGCCTGCGCGAACGCCCACTCCTGTGCACTACAGGCCGCACGGGGTTAAGTTCAAGATCAACCCCAAGAATGGGCAGCGGGAGCGTGTGGAGGATGTGCCCGTTCCCGTTTACTACCCGCCAGAGTCCCAGCTGGgtctctggggtggggagggctgggtcCTGGGTCACAGATACACCAACAACGACAAGGTACGTGAGCAggacaggctgggggtgggggcggggggccgctCCTCTGGGTTTTGCTGCTCCGGGCTCAGTGCTGTGCTCCAAAGGTGGGCGTGGagggccgggggcggggtggTGCGCTTACAGTATGGTGCAGACACCGCTCCGTTGAAGAGGCATGCTCATTTGTGAAGACGCGTTTCTGGCAAACGTTACTCTGTGAAGCCAGTTGGGTATCCTGAGACAGGGCGGTGGTCTCTACCAGAAACAGTAAGTGCAGAGACCCTGGGGTGGGTACCAGATCAAGTGTAGGGATGAGGAGTGAGGGGATCTGTGCGTGAGAGGAGGTAGGGGGAGGTCAGGTCTTCAGTCACCTGTTGGCTTGACATGCCACAGTGTGTCTGTGACACGTACAGGGCTGGCACTACCACCTTGTCATCGCAGTTAGGACATCAGCCCTGCGCACGGTGCAGTCTCCAGTGGGCAGTCTGGAGGGGCTGCTGAGCCCCCTGCCTGGTGGCTCTCAGGCTGACATCTCCCTTTGCCCTTGGTCCCTTGGTCCCTGGTTTGGAATGTGATGGCCTGTAGACCACGGAGTTATGGTCGTACATGTGGAACACGCACCGGCAACCCAGGCAGGGTCAGGAGGTGCTAGACTGGCTGAGGAGAAGCCGATCTCTGGATCCACAGGTGGGGGCTGGTCCTCTGGCTCCGTGTCCTGAGTCTCAGGTAGGTTCTCTGTTGTTCCTTTAGCTCTCCAAGAGGGTGAAGAAGGTGTGGAAACCACAGCTGTTTCAGCGCCAGCTCTACAGTGAGATACTGGACACGAAATTCACCGTCACAGTGACCATGCGGACCCTGGACCTTATTGACGAGGCTTACGGGTTCGACTTCTACATCCTCAAGGCAAGCGGGGAGGGGGGTCAGGGCTCTGCGGGTCAGCACACAGTGGAGTCTCCTGGCTAGTGAGAGACTTGGTGGGGCACACCTGTTTCAGCTCACAGTCCTTTGTCCTGTGATGGCCTGGAGCCCTCCACCTGTCGGGGAGGCGCCTGGTGGGGTCAGCCCTCGGGTGGGCGGGGCATGGCCAGCCACACCTGGCCCCACGCGTAGCCTCCTGCCAGACTCCGAAGGAGGACCTGTGTTCCAAGTTCGGGATGGACCTGAAGCGAGGGATGCTGCTGCGGCTGGCCCGACAGGACCCCCAGCTGCACCCAGACAACCCCAAGAAGCGGGCGGCCATCTACGAAAAGTACAAGGTAAGGGCTTTGGCTCGTACTTCCTGCTCCTTGAGGGCCCCGTTGGCTGGTGCCTCTGTCCTCATTGTGGGCCTGGTCCCTCCTGTGCAGGAGTTTGTCATCCCAGAGGCAGAGGCTGAGTGGGTCGGCCTGACGCTAGATGAGGCTTTGGAGAAGCAGAGGCTCCTGGAGGAGCAGGTGAGCATGTGTGAGCACCAACCGCTGAGCACTAGCAGgcagatggggtgggggcagggctgcctTGGGGAACCTGGGCTGGTGGCCACTGCCCTGGGTGGGTCTGGGGAGGAG
Coding sequences:
- the PGAP6 gene encoding post-GPI attachment to proteins factor 6 isoform X3 yields the protein MGRAGTGTRGAAVAVAVAGPLLLLLLAGAPPAAAGDAKKSDVRLVSEQFSQSPQKLSFYSWYGSARLFHFRVPPDTVLLRWLLQVSRGGGPACTDVEITVYFRYGAPPVINPLDTSFPANTSVQPSFLIKMLQSNASVNISHPAPGDWFVAAHLPPSSQKIEVKGFVPTCAYIFQPDMLVLRAVEVFILEPDVPLPQTLLSHPSYLKIFIPENTRELRLELQGCATNGSLGCPVRLTVGSATLPRNFQKVLTCVSPSWACHLLLPSPPWDRWLQVTARSLAGPHVSVAFRAVAALTACRPWTLNSQHLLPSGTNQSCNASAGLLPPSPGSRGPGRSSRLGSGPFCLMSYPVLREDMDVVSVRFRPVDRVSMLVQSAVPSVLRLHLNTGMDSGGSLTVSLQANQTAVTNNTLVVVCVNAASPFLSFNTSLNCTTAFFQGYPLSLSASSRQADLVIPYPETDNWYLSLQLVCPESPEECEQTSVLVETTLYLVPCLNDCGPYGQCLLLRRHSYLYAGCSCKAAPLASHWPTGWRGWSCTDNSTAQTVAQQRVATLLLTLSNLMFLAPIAISVHRLLLVEASVYAYTMFFSTFYHACDQPGEAVLCILSYDTLQYCDFLGSGVSIWVTILCMARLKAALKHVLFLLGTLVFAMSLQLDRRGAWNMMGPCLFAFVVMVTMWHLAHAAGGKCGLPAAAARGAHRALGLLAEAHVPLSDL
- the PGAP6 gene encoding post-GPI attachment to proteins factor 6 isoform X1; the protein is MGRAGTGTRGAAVAVAVAGPLLLLLLAGAPPAAAGDAKKSDVRLVSEQFSQSPQKLSFYSWYGSARLFHFRVPPDTVLLRWLLQVSRGGGPACTDVEITVYFRYGAPPVINPLDTSFPANTSVQPSFLIKMLQSNASVNISHPAPGDWFVAAHLPPSSQKIEVKGFVPTCAYIFQPDMLVLRAVEVFILEPDVPLPQTLLSHPSYLKIFIPENTRELRLELQGCATNGSLGCPVRLTVGSATLPRNFQKVLTCVSPSWACHLLLPSPPWDRWLQVTARSLAGPHVSVAFRAVAALTACRPWTLNSQHLLPSGTNQSCNASAGLLPPSPGSRGPGRSSRLGSGPFCLMSYPVLREDMDVVSVRFRPVDRVSMLVQSAVPSVLRLHLNTGMDSGGSLTVSLQANQTAVTNNTLVVVCVNAASPFLSFNTSLNCTTAFFQGYPLSLSASSRQADLVIPYPETDNWYLSLQLVCPESPEECEQTSVLVETTLYLVPCLNDCGPYGQCLLLRRHSYLYAGCSCKAAPLASHWPTGWRGWSCTDNSTAQTVAQQRVATLLLTLSNLMFLAPIAISVHRLLLVEASVYAYTMFFSTFYHACDQPGEAVLCILSYDTLQYCDFLGSGVSIWVTILCMARLKAALKHVLFLLGTLVFAMSLQLDRRGAWNMMGPCLFAFVVMVTMWVYRCGHRRQCYPTSWQRWGFFLLPGISMAAVAVAIYTSMMTSDNYYYTHSIWHMLLAGSAAFLLPPREEHTEPWACSQKLTCRYQICKSHREELYAVT
- the PGAP6 gene encoding post-GPI attachment to proteins factor 6 isoform X2, giving the protein MGRAGTGTRGAAVAVAVAGPLLLLLLAGAPPAAAGDAKKSDVRLVSEQFSQSPQKLSFYSWYGSARLFHFRVPPDTVLLRWLLQVSRGGGPACTDVEITVYFRYGAPPVINPLDTSFPANTSVQPSFLIKMLQSNASVNISHPAPGDWFVAAHLPPSSQKIEVKGFVPTCAYIFQPDMLVLRAVEVFILEPDVPLPQTLLSHPSYLKIFIPENTRELRLELQGCATNGSLGCPVRLTVGSATLPRNFQKVLTCVSPSWACHLLLPSPPWDRWLQVTARSLAGPHVSVAFRAVAALTACRPWTLNSQHLLPSGTNQSCNASAGLLPPSPGSRGPGRSSRLGSGPFCLMSYPVLREDMDVVSVRFRPVDRVSMLVQSAVPSVLRLHLNTGMDSGGSLTVSLQANQTAVTNNTLVVVCVNAASPFLSFNTSLNCTTAFFQGYPLSLSASSRQADLVIPYPETDNWYLSLQLVCPESPEECEQTSVLVETTLYLVPCLNDCGPYGQCLLLRRHSYLYAGCSCKAGWRGWSCTDNSTAQTVAQQRVATLLLTLSNLMFLAPIAISVHRLLLVEASVYAYTMFFSTFYHACDQPGEAVLCILSYDTLQYCDFLGSGVSIWVTILCMARLKAALKHVLFLLGTLVFAMSLQLDRRGAWNMMGPCLFAFVVMVTMWVYRCGHRRQCYPTSWQRWGFFLLPGISMAAVAVAIYTSMMTSDNYYYTHSIWHMLLAGSAAFLLPPREEHTEPWACSQKLTCRYQICKSHREELYAVT
- the PGAP6 gene encoding post-GPI attachment to proteins factor 6 isoform X4; translation: MLQSNASVNISHPAPGDWFVAAHLPPSSQKIEVKGFVPTCAYIFQPDMLVLRAVEVFILEPDVPLPQTLLSHPSYLKIFIPENTRELRLELQGCATNGSLGCPVRLTVGSATLPRNFQKVLTCVSPSWACHLLLPSPPWDRWLQVTARSLAGPHVSVAFRAVAALTACRPWTLNSQHLLPSGTNQSCNASAGLLPPSPGSRGPGRSSRLGSGPFCLMSYPVLREDMDVVSVRFRPVDRVSMLVQSAVPSVLRLHLNTGMDSGGSLTVSLQANQTAVTNNTLVVVCVNAASPFLSFNTSLNCTTAFFQGYPLSLSASSRQADLVIPYPETDNWYLSLQLVCPESPEECEQTSVLVETTLYLVPCLNDCGPYGQCLLLRRHSYLYAGCSCKAAPLASHWPTGWRGWSCTDNSTAQTVAQQRVATLLLTLSNLMFLAPIAISVHRLLLVEASVYAYTMFFSTFYHACDQPGEAVLCILSYDTLQYCDFLGSGVSIWVTILCMARLKAALKHVLFLLGTLVFAMSLQLDRRGAWNMMGPCLFAFVVMVTMWVYRCGHRRQCYPTSWQRWGFFLLPGISMAAVAVAIYTSMMTSDNYYYTHSIWHMLLAGSAAFLLPPREEHTEPWACSQKLTCRYQICKSHREELYAVT
- the MRPL28 gene encoding 39S ribosomal protein L28, mitochondrial isoform X1; translated protein: MLCVRISGSGGARNLERLAAMPLHKVPVGLWKQLRLREGICSRLPRHYLRSQEPARTPTPVHYRPHGVKFKINPKNGQRERVEDVPVPVYYPPESQLGLWGGEGWVLGHRYTNNDKLSKRVKKVWKPQLFQRQLYSEILDTKFTVTVTMRTLDLIDEAYGFDFYILKTPKEDLCSKFGMDLKRGMLLRLARQDPQLHPDNPKKRAAIYEKYKEFVIPEAEAEWVGLTLDEALEKQRLLEEQDPTPLFKVYVERLIERLQHQTLSEPVVVQKRANKN
- the MRPL28 gene encoding 39S ribosomal protein L28, mitochondrial isoform X2, coding for MPLHKVPVGLWKQLRLREGICSRLPRHYLRSQEPARTPTPVHYRPHGVKFKINPKNGQRERVEDVPVPVYYPPESQLGLWGGEGWVLGHRYTNNDKLSKRVKKVWKPQLFQRQLYSEILDTKFTVTVTMRTLDLIDEAYGFDFYILKTPKEDLCSKFGMDLKRGMLLRLARQDPQLHPDNPKKRAAIYEKYKEFVIPEAEAEWVGLTLDEALEKQRLLEEQDPTPLFKVYVERLIERLQHQTLSEPVVVQKRANKN